The following are encoded together in the Robertmurraya sp. FSL R5-0851 genome:
- the smpB gene encoding SsrA-binding protein SmpB → MPKGMGKVVAQNKKANHDYCIEETYEAGMVLQGTEIKSIRNGRINLKDSYARIQNGEIYLLNAHISPYEQGNRYNHDPLRQRKLLLHKREIDKLLGETKEAGYALVPLKVYLKNGYAKILIGLGKGKKNYDKREDLKKKEAKRDIERAFRERQK, encoded by the coding sequence GTGCCAAAAGGAATGGGGAAGGTCGTTGCCCAAAACAAAAAGGCAAACCACGACTACTGTATAGAAGAAACTTATGAGGCAGGAATGGTTCTCCAAGGAACGGAAATTAAGTCGATTCGTAATGGACGTATTAACTTAAAAGATTCGTATGCCAGAATTCAAAATGGAGAAATCTATCTATTAAATGCGCATATAAGCCCGTACGAGCAAGGAAATCGCTACAACCACGACCCTCTTCGCCAACGTAAGTTATTGCTTCATAAGAGAGAAATTGATAAACTATTAGGCGAAACGAAGGAAGCGGGCTATGCGCTAGTTCCTCTGAAAGTTTATTTGAAAAATGGCTATGCAAAGATTTTAATAGGCCTTGGAAAAGGGAAGAAGAACTACGATAAGCGTGAAGATTTGAAGAAGAAGGAAGCAAAGCGTGATATCGAACGAGCTTTCCGAGAAAGACAGAAATAA